The proteins below are encoded in one region of Thermosulfurimonas marina:
- the dsrP gene encoding sulfate reduction electron transfer complex DsrMKJOP subunit DsrP has product MFEKALVGSRKYWLWVFFLLVLIGIGFLAFLAQLEYGLGITGMSRDVSWGFYVAQFTFLVGVAASGVMVVLPYYLHNHKVFGPVTVFGEFLAIAAVIMCLLFIIVDIGQTHRLFNVLLHPTPHSMLFYDMIVLNGYLALNLICGWAALHGEYKGTKYPKWVVPFIYISIPWAFSIHTVTAFLYAGLPGRHFWLTAIMAPRFLASAFCSGPAFLLIALLIAQKVSRLRIEPKAIDTLSKIITYALLANIFFFGCELFTAFYSQIPGHMYPVMYLFKGLHGHTEWVIFMWTAWIFMALAALLLVIPHTRRNLNTLVLACVLLFIGAWIDKGIGLLTGGFTPTPFETITPYRPTVPELLISLGIWATGFLIMTVLFKIAVAVKEARAA; this is encoded by the coding sequence ATGTTTGAAAAGGCCTTGGTAGGGAGTCGCAAATACTGGTTGTGGGTGTTTTTCCTCTTGGTCCTCATCGGAATCGGTTTCCTGGCCTTCCTGGCCCAGCTGGAGTACGGCTTGGGGATTACCGGAATGAGCCGGGATGTCTCCTGGGGGTTCTATGTGGCGCAGTTTACCTTTCTGGTGGGGGTGGCCGCCTCGGGAGTGATGGTGGTCCTTCCCTATTATCTGCACAACCACAAGGTCTTCGGGCCGGTGACCGTCTTCGGGGAATTCCTGGCCATTGCCGCGGTGATCATGTGCCTTCTATTCATCATCGTGGATATCGGACAAACGCACCGGCTCTTTAATGTGCTGCTCCACCCCACTCCGCATTCCATGCTCTTTTACGACATGATCGTCTTGAATGGCTATCTGGCCCTCAATCTCATTTGTGGCTGGGCGGCCCTTCACGGGGAATACAAGGGCACCAAATATCCCAAATGGGTGGTGCCTTTTATCTATATCTCCATCCCCTGGGCCTTTAGCATCCACACTGTGACGGCCTTTCTCTACGCCGGTCTTCCGGGAAGGCACTTCTGGCTTACGGCCATTATGGCCCCCCGTTTTCTGGCCTCGGCTTTCTGTTCCGGGCCGGCGTTTCTTTTGATCGCTCTTCTTATCGCCCAGAAGGTCTCCCGTTTACGTATAGAGCCCAAGGCCATCGATACCCTGAGCAAGATCATCACCTATGCCCTCCTGGCCAACATCTTCTTTTTCGGTTGTGAGCTCTTTACCGCTTTTTACAGCCAGATCCCGGGGCACATGTACCCGGTGATGTACCTCTTTAAGGGACTTCACGGACATACCGAATGGGTGATCTTCATGTGGACGGCGTGGATCTTTATGGCTCTGGCGGCCCTCCTCCTGGTTATTCCTCATACCCGGCGCAATCTTAATACCCTGGTCCTGGCCTGTGTGCTCCTTTTTATCGGCGCCTGGATCGACAAGGGTATCGGGCTCCTTACCGGTGGTTTCACTCCCACCCCCTTTGAGACGATTACTCCCTACCGGCCCACGGTGCCGGAGCTCCTTATTTCTCTCGGGATCTGGGCCACAGGGTTTCTCATCATGACCGTACTCTTTAAGATCGCTGTAGCGGTCAAAGAGGCCCGCGCGGCCTAA
- the dsrO gene encoding sulfate reduction electron transfer complex DsrMKJOP subunit DsrO, producing the protein MKRRDLLKLAGLSAVVAGGVPGFLNKEVKAREYTPPPGALTAKRWGMAIDIRKCWEHPECRDCIKACHHIHNVPEIPEKKKEIKWIWKDEFEHAFPDQPNEFNDVLLQGKPFLLLCNHCEHPPCVRVCPTEATFKREDGIVMMDYHRCIGCRFCMAACPFGARSFNWVDPRPYIREFNPEFPTRMKGVVEKCLFCYERLEKGQIPACVEACKHKALIFGDLEDENSEISRVLRSRFSIRRKAELGTGPSVFYLIG; encoded by the coding sequence ATGAAAAGGAGAGACCTTCTTAAGCTCGCAGGGCTTTCGGCGGTGGTAGCCGGGGGAGTTCCGGGTTTCCTGAACAAGGAAGTCAAGGCCCGGGAATACACTCCTCCTCCGGGGGCCCTTACGGCCAAACGTTGGGGTATGGCCATTGACATCCGGAAATGTTGGGAGCATCCGGAGTGTCGAGACTGTATTAAGGCCTGTCATCATATCCACAATGTCCCGGAGATCCCGGAGAAGAAAAAGGAAATCAAGTGGATCTGGAAGGATGAATTTGAGCACGCCTTTCCGGATCAACCCAATGAATTCAATGATGTCCTTCTGCAGGGCAAACCCTTTCTCCTCCTCTGCAATCACTGCGAGCATCCTCCCTGTGTGCGGGTCTGCCCCACGGAGGCCACCTTTAAGCGCGAAGACGGGATCGTGATGATGGATTATCACCGCTGTATCGGTTGTCGTTTCTGTATGGCGGCCTGTCCCTTTGGGGCCCGAAGTTTCAACTGGGTAGATCCCCGGCCCTATATTAGGGAATTCAATCCGGAGTTTCCCACGCGGATGAAGGGTGTGGTGGAAAAGTGTCTATTCTGTTACGAGCGGCTGGAGAAGGGCCAGATTCCGGCCTGTGTAGAGGCCTGCAAGCACAAGGCCCTTATCTTCGGGGATCTCGAGGATGAGAACTCGGAGATCTCTCGGGTCCTCAGGAGCCGGTTTTCCATCCGGCGGAAGGCCGAACTGGGGACCGGGCCTTCGGTCTTTTATCTCATCGGCTAA
- the dsrJ gene encoding sulfate reduction electron transfer complex DsrMKJOP subunit DsrJ yields MYNRDKVIPGIIIFVLFAAFPIWWGHGKSVPPPKPELPKGKCVESKEYMRAHHMQLLNIWRNKAIREGMRVYVSSDGSRYWIGLQNGCMKCHHDKSKFCDRCHTYAAVKPYCWNCHIPPETKEFKPPKRSALLKLFGIPERLTGNSSHHEYEEH; encoded by the coding sequence ATGTATAACCGCGACAAAGTCATCCCCGGTATCATCATCTTCGTCCTTTTTGCGGCCTTTCCCATTTGGTGGGGGCATGGAAAGAGCGTGCCTCCGCCTAAGCCGGAGCTTCCCAAGGGCAAGTGTGTGGAGTCCAAGGAGTATATGCGGGCTCACCACATGCAGCTTCTAAATATCTGGCGAAACAAGGCCATCCGGGAGGGGATGCGGGTTTACGTGTCCTCGGACGGGTCCCGGTACTGGATCGGTTTACAGAATGGCTGCATGAAATGCCATCATGACAAGAGCAAATTCTGCGATCGGTGCCACACCTATGCGGCGGTCAAGCCCTATTGCTGGAATTGCCACATTCCTCCGGAGACGAAGGAGTTCAAACCGCCCAAGCGGTCGGCTCTTCTCAAACTTTTTGGCATTCCGGAGAGACTTACGGGAAATTCAAGCCATCACGAGTACGAAGAGCATTAA
- the dsrK gene encoding sulfate reduction electron transfer complex DsrMKJOP subunit DsrK — MALPKRDELLKDVHYDRMPEKHWMDTKPEFRPGTYCYAGDPEVVKDLGLPNPRKWQPYDEDWKLPENWKEIVLNAIRDRMDRFRSFKLFMDICVRCGACADKCHFFLGTGDPKNMPVLRAELLRSVVKGEFTRSGKIFGRLAGARPLTYDVIKEWFYYYYQCTECRRCSVFCPYGIDTAEITILAREILHEIGVNIDWILKPVRFSAEIGNHIGLQPHTIQENIEFLLDDIEEITGVRPEVPINKKGAEILFVTPSADFFADPGIYTFMGYVLLFHYLGLDWTLSTYASEGGNFGFFTSHEMMRKLHAKIYHEAERLKVKWILGGECGHMWRVVHQYEDTMLGPAPKNLEVPKCPITGTVFEHAKSTKIVHICEFTANLIAHGKLNLDPSRNDHLVVTFHDSCNTSRGMGIFEEPRFILRNVCNNFYEMPENTIREKTFCCGSGSGLNTDEYMEMRMRGGFPRANAVEYVHEKHGVNHLACICAIDRAVLPPLMNYWVPGVSVGGVHELVGNALVIPGEKKRTTDLRFQPLKGVEEEENV, encoded by the coding sequence ATGGCCTTACCTAAAAGAGACGAGCTTCTAAAGGATGTGCATTATGATCGGATGCCGGAAAAGCACTGGATGGATACCAAGCCGGAGTTCCGCCCCGGAACCTACTGTTATGCTGGCGATCCGGAGGTGGTCAAGGATCTCGGGCTTCCCAATCCTCGGAAGTGGCAACCTTACGACGAGGACTGGAAGCTCCCGGAGAACTGGAAGGAGATTGTGCTCAACGCTATCAGGGACCGCATGGACCGGTTTCGATCCTTCAAGCTCTTTATGGATATCTGTGTGCGCTGCGGGGCCTGCGCGGATAAATGCCATTTCTTCCTGGGCACGGGGGACCCCAAGAACATGCCGGTCCTGCGGGCCGAGCTCCTGCGGTCGGTGGTCAAAGGGGAATTCACCCGGAGTGGAAAGATCTTTGGTCGTCTGGCCGGGGCTAGACCTTTAACCTACGACGTAATCAAAGAATGGTTCTATTACTACTATCAGTGTACGGAGTGTCGCCGGTGTTCGGTCTTCTGTCCTTACGGGATTGACACCGCGGAGATCACCATTTTGGCCCGGGAGATCCTCCACGAGATCGGAGTAAATATCGACTGGATCCTTAAGCCGGTGCGCTTTTCGGCGGAGATCGGAAATCACATCGGTCTTCAACCCCATACCATTCAGGAGAATATCGAGTTTCTTCTGGACGACATCGAAGAAATTACCGGGGTTCGGCCGGAAGTACCCATCAACAAGAAGGGGGCGGAGATCCTCTTCGTGACTCCCTCGGCGGACTTTTTCGCCGATCCCGGGATTTATACCTTTATGGGCTATGTGCTTCTTTTCCACTATCTGGGGCTCGACTGGACCTTAAGCACCTACGCCTCGGAGGGAGGAAACTTTGGCTTCTTCACCTCGCACGAAATGATGCGCAAGCTTCACGCTAAGATTTACCATGAGGCCGAACGCCTTAAGGTGAAATGGATCCTGGGAGGGGAGTGCGGGCACATGTGGCGGGTGGTACACCAGTACGAGGACACCATGCTGGGTCCGGCCCCCAAAAATCTCGAGGTCCCCAAGTGCCCCATTACGGGTACAGTCTTTGAGCATGCCAAAAGCACCAAGATCGTACATATTTGTGAGTTTACGGCTAATCTTATTGCCCACGGTAAACTCAACCTGGATCCCAGCCGCAACGACCACTTGGTGGTCACCTTCCACGATTCCTGCAATACCTCCCGGGGTATGGGAATTTTCGAGGAGCCGCGCTTTATCCTCAGGAACGTCTGCAACAACTTTTACGAGATGCCGGAAAATACCATTCGGGAAAAGACTTTCTGCTGCGGAAGCGGTTCGGGACTTAACACTGACGAGTACATGGAGATGCGCATGCGGGGAGGCTTTCCGCGGGCCAACGCTGTGGAGTATGTGCACGAAAAGCACGGGGTCAACCATCTGGCCTGTATCTGCGCCATCGACCGGGCGGTGCTTCCTCCCCTTATGAATTACTGGGTACCCGGGGTGAGTGTGGGGGGAGTACACGAACTGGTGGGCAACGCCCTGGTCATCCCGGGCGAAAAGAAGCGCACCACAGACCTTCGCTTCCAGCCTTTAAAAGGGGTAGAGGAGGAGGAAAATGTATAA
- the dsrM gene encoding sulfate reduction electron transfer complex DsrMKJOP subunit DsrM, whose protein sequence is MNVVAALLAVIGMVIVVWLGVGVLKLYTLFGVVIPYAAFLTLVIGLIWRMVNWAKSPVPFKITTTCGQQKSLPWIKHSRLESPANNFEVVLRMALEVLAFRSLFRNLRADLRGRKLYFGSSKWLWLGAILFHWSFLIILLRHMRLFSYPVPGFIQTLDAVDSFFHIGLPHLYLTDVAILAGLTFLLLRRLVDAKVNYISHASDYFPLFLILGLVTSGMLMRYFLRVDIASVKELTLGLATLHPKVPKGIGVIFYVHVFFVSVLAAYFPFSKLVHMVGVFFSPTRNLPNDNRRVRHINPWWEGVPPKFLTYCEWQEKFKEQLESAGQPIDEDCYEKKES, encoded by the coding sequence ATGAATGTGGTTGCCGCTTTGCTTGCCGTGATCGGAATGGTGATTGTAGTCTGGTTGGGCGTGGGGGTTCTTAAGCTCTACACCCTTTTCGGGGTGGTGATCCCCTATGCGGCCTTTCTCACCTTGGTGATCGGTCTCATCTGGCGGATGGTGAACTGGGCCAAATCTCCGGTGCCTTTCAAGATCACCACCACCTGTGGACAGCAGAAGAGCCTTCCCTGGATCAAGCACAGCCGGCTGGAAAGCCCGGCCAACAACTTTGAGGTGGTCCTGCGCATGGCCCTGGAAGTCCTGGCCTTCCGGAGCCTTTTCCGGAATCTGCGGGCCGATCTCCGGGGGCGCAAGCTCTATTTCGGCTCCAGTAAGTGGCTCTGGTTGGGAGCCATCCTCTTTCACTGGTCCTTTCTCATTATCCTTCTGCGGCACATGCGCCTCTTTTCTTATCCCGTACCCGGCTTCATCCAGACCTTAGATGCCGTAGATAGCTTCTTCCACATCGGGCTCCCCCATCTTTATCTGACCGATGTGGCTATCCTGGCGGGCCTTACCTTTCTTCTCCTTCGGCGTTTGGTGGATGCCAAGGTCAACTACATCTCGCACGCCTCGGACTACTTTCCCCTCTTTCTCATTCTGGGGTTGGTCACTTCCGGGATGCTTATGCGTTATTTCCTGCGGGTGGATATCGCCTCGGTGAAGGAGCTTACCCTGGGGTTGGCCACCCTCCATCCTAAGGTACCCAAAGGGATTGGGGTTATCTTTTATGTGCATGTCTTTTTCGTGAGTGTACTTGCGGCTTACTTTCCCTTCAGCAAGCTGGTCCATATGGTGGGGGTCTTTTTCAGCCCCACCCGAAATCTTCCCAACGACAACCGCCGGGTGCGGCATATCAATCCTTGGTGGGAGGGCGTGCCGCCTAAGTTCCTTACCTATTGTGAGTGGCAGGAAAAATTCAAAGAACAGCTGGAAAGTGCAGGTCAGCCTATAGACGAAGACTGTTATGAAAAGAAAGAATCCTAA
- a CDS encoding RsbRD N-terminal domain-containing protein translates to MFVRACKILRSREREIFDTLREKVYTTFPKETVAFLKRELDRFENPLAHRLEEGLKGLVALFGEEEFSWEKADYYLDRLIKIEAVQSRKPSEGLAFLFFLKSAIREVAGEEILARFGPEGLLEVEDYVDALTLRAFNHYLAAREKLNELKFQEWKSRLFLLLKRAGYLYDEREGSLAPETALDHNENPH, encoded by the coding sequence ATGTTTGTCCGAGCCTGTAAGATCCTAAGAAGCCGAGAGCGGGAGATTTTTGACACGTTGAGGGAGAAGGTTTATACCACTTTTCCCAAGGAGACCGTGGCTTTTCTCAAGCGGGAGCTTGACCGTTTTGAAAATCCTCTGGCCCATCGTCTGGAGGAGGGCTTGAAGGGACTGGTAGCTCTTTTCGGAGAGGAGGAATTCTCCTGGGAAAAGGCGGATTATTATTTGGATCGCCTTATCAAGATTGAGGCGGTGCAGAGCCGTAAGCCCTCGGAGGGGCTGGCCTTTCTTTTCTTTCTTAAGTCGGCCATTCGGGAGGTGGCCGGAGAGGAGATCCTGGCGCGCTTCGGGCCGGAGGGGCTCCTAGAAGTGGAAGATTATGTGGATGCCCTTACCCTGCGGGCCTTTAATCATTACCTGGCCGCCCGGGAGAAGCTCAACGAACTCAAATTTCAGGAGTGGAAGTCGCGCCTTTTCCTTCTTCTGAAAAGGGCGGGCTATCTTTACGATGAAAGGGAGGGTAGTCTCGCGCCCGAGACTGCCCTCGACCATAACGAAAATCCACATTAG
- a CDS encoding DUF763 domain-containing protein: MRRTGVADLPLHGGRAPRWLFERMVRLARALSLVILEEFGRREFLRRLSDPFWFQALGCLLGFDWHSSGLTTTVCGALKEALRPLSLEVGVFVCGGKARASLRTPEEILSAAERAGLPEDFRDFVDLSRLTAKVDNTALQDGYQLYHHVFIFTVEGDWTVIQQGLNEASGFARRYHWFSGGLSDLVEAPHSGIVAARKEAEVLDLTARKSRAVREGLCALLREPPEKLLREMERLPRLGLPSRHSLTERDLHPRGLEKVLLKAYEKPPRDFRELLLLKGMGPRSLRALTLTAELLYNVRASREDPARYAFAHGGKDGHPFPVDRRTYEDTVAFLEETLRRARLGERERLSALKRLASLK, translated from the coding sequence ATGAGACGCACCGGGGTGGCGGATCTTCCCCTGCACGGCGGACGGGCCCCGCGCTGGCTCTTTGAGCGCATGGTGCGCCTGGCCCGGGCCCTCTCTTTGGTGATTCTTGAGGAGTTCGGAAGGCGGGAATTCCTGAGGCGCCTTTCCGATCCCTTCTGGTTTCAGGCCCTGGGCTGTCTTCTGGGCTTTGATTGGCATTCTTCCGGGCTTACCACCACCGTTTGCGGGGCCTTGAAAGAGGCCTTAAGGCCCCTTTCTCTAGAGGTCGGGGTCTTCGTCTGTGGAGGGAAGGCCCGGGCCAGTCTGCGGACCCCGGAAGAGATCCTTTCGGCGGCGGAGCGGGCCGGACTCCCGGAAGACTTTCGGGACTTTGTGGATCTTTCGCGTCTTACGGCTAAGGTAGATAACACCGCCCTTCAGGACGGCTATCAACTCTATCACCATGTCTTCATCTTTACCGTAGAGGGGGACTGGACCGTCATCCAGCAGGGCTTGAACGAGGCCTCCGGTTTTGCCCGCCGTTACCACTGGTTCTCCGGAGGGCTTTCGGACCTGGTAGAGGCCCCGCACAGCGGAATCGTGGCCGCCCGCAAAGAGGCCGAGGTCCTGGATCTTACGGCCCGCAAGAGCAGAGCGGTGCGCGAGGGCCTTTGTGCCCTCCTGCGGGAGCCCCCGGAAAAGCTCCTGCGCGAAATGGAAAGACTTCCCCGTTTGGGCCTTCCCTCCCGTCACTCCCTTACCGAAAGAGACCTTCACCCCCGGGGGCTAGAAAAGGTGCTCCTTAAGGCCTACGAGAAACCCCCTCGGGACTTTCGGGAACTTCTTCTCCTAAAGGGGATGGGCCCCCGGAGCCTGCGGGCCTTAACCCTTACCGCCGAGCTTCTTTACAATGTAAGGGCCTCCCGGGAGGACCCTGCCCGATACGCCTTTGCCCACGGAGGAAAGGACGGACACCCCTTTCCGGTAGATCGCCGGACCTACGAGGACACCGTGGCCTTTCTGGAGGAGACCCTGCGGCGGGCTCGCCTTGGAGAAAGGGAGCGCCTTTCAGCCTTGAAAAGGCTTGCAAGTCTTAAATAG
- the pyrF gene encoding orotidine-5'-phosphate decarboxylase — MGIDPASRLIFPLDVPSLSEARRWVKLLAGLVGVFKVGLELFTAEGPAAVEMVREEAGAEIFLDLKLHDIPATVAGAVRAASRLGVDMLTVHVSAGRGALKEAVRAAEGGLKILAVTLLTSLTRADLMEVGWSPELARDMREAALRLSHLAYRCGVHGVVCSAKEVSTIKEAFPHLLTVVPGVRPDWLEENLADDQRRIASPKEAVRAGADYLVVGRPIREARDPRAVAQRILEEMAQAFSEREK; from the coding sequence GTGGGAATCGATCCCGCAAGTAGGCTCATCTTTCCCCTGGACGTGCCCTCTCTTTCTGAGGCCCGGCGCTGGGTAAAACTCCTGGCCGGGCTAGTGGGGGTCTTCAAGGTGGGACTCGAGCTTTTTACCGCGGAAGGGCCGGCGGCGGTGGAGATGGTCCGGGAAGAGGCCGGGGCGGAGATCTTTTTAGATCTCAAGCTCCATGATATTCCGGCTACGGTGGCTGGGGCGGTGCGGGCTGCTTCGCGTCTGGGGGTGGATATGCTCACTGTGCATGTGAGTGCCGGAAGAGGGGCCCTCAAAGAGGCTGTACGGGCGGCCGAAGGAGGGCTCAAGATCCTGGCGGTGACCCTCCTTACTTCTCTTACCCGGGCCGATCTCATGGAGGTGGGCTGGTCTCCGGAGTTGGCCCGGGATATGCGCGAGGCCGCCCTTCGGCTTTCTCATCTGGCCTATCGCTGTGGGGTCCACGGGGTGGTCTGTTCAGCCAAGGAGGTTTCTACCATAAAGGAGGCCTTCCCCCATCTGCTCACCGTGGTCCCGGGGGTGCGCCCGGATTGGCTGGAGGAGAATCTGGCCGATGATCAACGTCGTATCGCTTCTCCCAAAGAAGCGGTGCGGGCCGGGGCGGACTATCTGGTGGTGGGGCGCCCCATTCGGGAGGCCCGGGACCCCCGGGCCGTGGCCCAGCGTATCCTGGAGGAGATGGCCCAGGCCTTTTCCGAGCGAGAGAAATGA
- the nrdR gene encoding transcriptional regulator NrdR, whose protein sequence is MRCPSCQKEDTKVVDSRSTGEGFVIRRRRECPHCGFRFTTYERLELTLPYVIKKDGRREPFSREKLISGIRKACHKRPVSQEEIENFVSQLERELFESGEKEIPSSYLGERVMEKLREWDEVAYVRFASVYREFQDVNEFVEQVAQLLRGRRRGNRSRK, encoded by the coding sequence GTGCGGTGTCCTTCTTGCCAGAAGGAAGATACCAAAGTGGTGGATTCCCGGAGCACCGGAGAGGGGTTTGTTATCCGGAGACGCCGGGAGTGTCCTCATTGTGGATTTCGTTTCACCACTTATGAAAGATTGGAACTCACCCTTCCCTATGTGATAAAAAAAGACGGCCGGCGGGAGCCCTTTTCTCGGGAAAAACTCATCTCGGGTATTCGTAAGGCCTGTCATAAACGCCCTGTAAGTCAAGAAGAAATAGAAAATTTTGTTTCGCAACTGGAAAGAGAGCTTTTTGAAAGTGGAGAAAAGGAAATCCCTTCCAGCTATCTGGGAGAGCGGGTCATGGAAAAACTCCGGGAGTGGGACGAGGTGGCTTATGTGCGGTTTGCCTCGGTCTATCGGGAATTTCAGGATGTGAACGAGTTTGTAGAACAGGTGGCTCAGCTCCTCAGAGGGAGGCGCCGTGGGAATCGATCCCGCAAGTAG